In the Salinisphaera sp. T31B1 genome, one interval contains:
- a CDS encoding 3-hydroxyacyl-CoA dehydrogenase NAD-binding domain-containing protein, which produces MSTQTPYAPRHDRGVPDKPGTHLRLDYGEDGVAIVRVDVKGTRQNILTEALAAEFDTLLATIERDTEITGVVVMSVKPGSFIAGADLALFDRLAEAADFERVSLAGQAILRRLARLHVPVVAAIEGACLGGGLELALACDIRVAADTPATVLGLPEVMLGLLPAAGGTQRLPRLIGIRPALEMMLTGRKLRPARALSCGLVDSVVAPEALEAEAIRWARRSGKRSPTRKPSLLSRATARWSQGGHGLANALLEDNPAGRRVLFDRARQGVRAKTHGHYPAPDHIIDTVALGYRRGVRAGYAAEARAFALLATSSASRALRHLHHASETLKTSRFVDARVDERPIERVGVLGAGLMGSGIALVSVARAGCTVRIKDVDTPGLARGLGQVRAALDDRVARGRLSRAEADRLAHSVTGTTDFEGIGAADLVVEAVFEDLALKRSMLAEFELAAEAANNPGAIFASNTSSLPIAEIAADARRPDKVIGLHYFSPVEKMPLLEIIAAERTAASTIARAVAFGRAQGKTVIVVRDGPGFYTTRVLSPYLNEAARLLTEGAGVRQIDAALRRHGFPVGPLALLDEVGVDVGAKVAPILQAAFGQRMAAPEATARMIEAGFLGRKTGRGFYEYERGVRRGRRPVNARLDPLLVDARSGGGVPDAAEIVERCTLALVNEAAHCLSDGVIEQPLHGDIGAVFGLGFPPFTGGPFRYVDTVGVRTIVDRLNALAELHGARFTPAPVFDTMARARADAHRRFYPAGGY; this is translated from the coding sequence ATGAGCACGCAGACCCCATACGCGCCGCGGCATGACCGCGGCGTGCCCGACAAGCCGGGCACGCACCTGAGACTGGACTACGGCGAGGACGGTGTGGCGATCGTGCGCGTTGATGTCAAGGGCACTCGGCAGAATATTCTGACCGAGGCATTGGCCGCCGAGTTCGATACGCTGCTGGCCACTATCGAGCGCGATACAGAGATCACCGGCGTCGTGGTGATGTCTGTCAAACCCGGCTCATTCATCGCCGGTGCGGACCTTGCACTGTTCGATCGGCTGGCCGAGGCTGCGGACTTCGAACGGGTGTCACTTGCCGGGCAGGCAATATTGCGCCGTCTGGCCAGACTTCATGTGCCTGTGGTGGCTGCGATCGAGGGCGCTTGTCTGGGCGGTGGCCTCGAGCTGGCGCTGGCCTGCGATATCCGGGTCGCCGCTGACACGCCGGCCACGGTGCTGGGTCTGCCGGAAGTCATGCTCGGGCTGCTGCCCGCGGCCGGCGGCACCCAACGGTTGCCGCGGCTGATCGGTATTCGGCCAGCGCTGGAAATGATGCTGACCGGCCGAAAGCTGCGCCCGGCTCGGGCCTTGTCGTGCGGGTTGGTCGATTCGGTGGTCGCCCCGGAAGCCCTCGAAGCCGAGGCAATCCGCTGGGCACGCCGCAGTGGCAAGCGCTCGCCGACGCGTAAACCGTCGTTGCTTAGCCGTGCCACAGCCCGGTGGTCGCAGGGCGGACACGGGCTGGCCAACGCGTTGCTGGAAGACAACCCGGCCGGGCGCCGGGTGCTTTTCGATCGGGCTCGCCAGGGCGTACGCGCCAAGACGCACGGTCATTATCCGGCGCCCGATCACATCATCGATACCGTCGCCCTCGGCTATCGACGCGGCGTGCGGGCCGGCTATGCCGCGGAGGCGCGCGCGTTCGCGTTGCTGGCGACCAGCTCCGCCTCGCGTGCCCTGCGCCATCTGCATCACGCGAGCGAGACACTCAAGACATCTCGCTTTGTCGATGCGCGTGTCGACGAGCGCCCGATCGAGCGGGTCGGCGTCCTCGGCGCAGGGCTGATGGGCAGCGGTATCGCGCTGGTAAGCGTAGCCCGTGCCGGTTGCACGGTTCGTATCAAGGACGTGGATACGCCGGGCCTTGCGCGCGGGCTAGGGCAGGTTCGCGCCGCGCTGGACGATCGCGTGGCCCGCGGCCGCCTGAGCCGGGCCGAGGCCGACCGGCTGGCTCATTCGGTGACTGGTACGACCGACTTTGAAGGCATCGGCGCGGCGGATCTCGTGGTCGAGGCCGTGTTCGAGGATCTGGCGCTCAAACGTTCCATGCTGGCCGAGTTCGAGTTGGCCGCAGAGGCGGCGAACAATCCGGGAGCGATCTTCGCCAGCAATACGTCGTCGCTGCCGATCGCCGAAATCGCCGCCGACGCGCGCCGGCCCGACAAGGTGATCGGCCTGCATTATTTCTCCCCCGTGGAGAAGATGCCCTTGCTGGAGATCATCGCAGCCGAGCGGACGGCTGCGTCCACGATCGCTCGCGCGGTGGCCTTCGGCAGGGCACAGGGCAAGACCGTGATCGTGGTCCGCGACGGCCCCGGCTTCTATACCACGCGGGTGTTGTCGCCCTATCTCAACGAAGCGGCGCGGCTGCTGACCGAAGGCGCGGGCGTGCGCCAGATCGACGCCGCATTGCGCCGACACGGCTTTCCGGTCGGCCCGCTGGCACTGCTCGATGAAGTGGGTGTGGATGTCGGGGCCAAGGTGGCGCCGATCCTGCAGGCCGCGTTCGGGCAACGCATGGCCGCTCCGGAGGCCACTGCGCGAATGATCGAGGCCGGTTTTCTCGGCCGCAAGACCGGCCGGGGTTTCTACGAATACGAGCGTGGCGTGCGCCGCGGCCGGCGCCCGGTCAATGCGCGACTCGACCCACTGCTGGTCGATGCACGCTCGGGTGGCGGCGTGCCCGACGCCGCGGAGATCGTCGAACGGTGTACGCTGGCGCTGGTCAACGAAGCGGCCCATTGTCTGTCCGACGGGGTGATCGAACAGCCTCTGCACGGCGATATCGGGGCCGTGTTCGGTCTGGGCTTTCCGCCGTTCACCGGCGGCCCGTTCCGTTATGTCGATACGGTGGGTGTGCGCACGATCGTCGACCGCCTGAACGCGCTGGCCGAGCTGCACGGCGCCCGGTTCACGCCGGCACCGGTCTTCGACACCATGGCCCGGGCGCGCGCCGATGCGCACCGGCGGTTCTATCCGGCTGGAGGCTACTGA